The following are encoded in a window of Pseudomonas sp. JQ170C genomic DNA:
- a CDS encoding sterol desaturase family protein: protein MILNLAVFLCTLTAMEGIGYLAHRYIMHGWGWFLHRSHHEPHLGALETNDIYLAALALIAFALVALGRAGHAPLQWVGAGVAAFGVIYVIVHDGIVHRHWPFKPRPRNRYLKRLYKAHLLHHALKGRDNSVSFGFLYAPPLHRLKRQLRARRKTHV from the coding sequence ATGATCCTCAACCTCGCGGTATTTCTCTGCACCCTGACGGCCATGGAGGGCATCGGCTACCTGGCCCATCGCTACATCATGCACGGCTGGGGCTGGTTCCTGCACCGCTCGCACCATGAACCGCACCTGGGCGCCCTGGAAACCAACGATATCTACCTGGCAGCCCTGGCCCTGATCGCCTTTGCCCTGGTGGCGTTGGGCCGCGCCGGTCATGCGCCGTTGCAATGGGTGGGGGCAGGGGTGGCGGCATTCGGGGTTATCTACGTGATCGTGCACGACGGCATCGTCCACCGGCACTGGCCGTTCAAACCCAGGCCGCGCAACCGCTACCTCAAGCGCCTGTACAAGGCGCACCTGCTGCACCATGCATTGAAGGGGCGGGACAACAGCGTATCGTTCGGCTTCTTGTATGCCCCGCCTTTGCACCGCCTCAAACGCCAACTGCGCGCCCGCCGCAAGACTCATGTGTAG
- a CDS encoding LysR family transcriptional regulator, whose protein sequence is MASYTLRQLKYFVTTVECGSVAEASRKLYIAQPSISTAIKGLEDSFGVQLFIRHHAQGVSLTPSGARFYRKAQELLRMAREFEQNALADNDVVCGQIDIGCFETVAPLYLPRLIKGFHERFPGVEIRLQDGEQQELVQGLTGGRFDLAIFYDHDLDSTIETEALMAPQRPYALVPAGHRFAGQAQVSLRDLALEPMILLDVQPSRTYFVSIFEELQLNPNIVFSSPSIEMVRGMVGQGFGFALLVTRPHLTCTYDGQEVVCVELAENVTGSGLVAGWLKRAQLTKPAQLFVEYCKEQFTAWLK, encoded by the coding sequence GTGGCGTCCTATACCTTGCGTCAGTTGAAGTACTTCGTCACCACCGTCGAATGCGGCAGCGTGGCCGAAGCATCGCGCAAGCTGTACATCGCGCAACCGTCGATTTCCACCGCGATCAAGGGCCTGGAAGACAGCTTCGGCGTGCAGCTGTTCATCCGCCACCATGCCCAGGGGGTCTCGCTCACGCCCAGTGGCGCGCGCTTTTACCGCAAGGCCCAGGAACTGCTGCGCATGGCCCGGGAGTTCGAGCAGAACGCCCTGGCCGACAATGACGTGGTGTGCGGCCAGATCGACATCGGCTGCTTCGAGACCGTTGCCCCGCTCTACCTGCCACGCCTGATCAAGGGGTTTCACGAACGCTTCCCGGGGGTGGAGATCCGCCTGCAGGACGGCGAGCAACAGGAACTGGTGCAGGGCCTGACCGGCGGGCGTTTCGACCTGGCGATTTTCTACGACCATGACCTGGACAGCACCATCGAGACCGAAGCGCTGATGGCGCCGCAGCGTCCCTACGCCCTGGTGCCGGCCGGGCACCGCTTTGCCGGCCAAGCCCAGGTGTCGCTGCGTGACCTGGCCCTGGAGCCGATGATCCTGCTGGACGTGCAGCCCAGCCGTACCTATTTCGTGAGCATCTTCGAGGAGCTGCAACTGAACCCCAACATCGTCTTCAGTTCGCCGTCGATCGAGATGGTCCGCGGCATGGTCGGCCAGGGCTTCGGCTTTGCCCTGCTGGTGACTCGCCCCCACCTGACCTGCACCTACGACGGCCAGGAGGTGGTCTGCGTCGAGCTGGCCGAGAATGTCACCGGTTCCGGGCTGGTGGCCGGGTGGCTGAAGCGCGCCCAACTGACCAAGCCTGCGCAATTGTTCGTCGAATACTGCAAGGAACAATTCACCGCCTGGCTGAAGTGA
- a CDS encoding DUF1656 domain-containing protein, protein MPIDFEIGGVYLPPIAQALLLAMPLLFVLLWLLQRLGVMQRVWHPALFEGALYTCLCALIILFMGS, encoded by the coding sequence TTGCCCATTGATTTCGAGATCGGCGGCGTCTACCTGCCACCGATTGCCCAGGCCTTGCTGCTGGCCATGCCCTTGCTGTTCGTGCTGCTGTGGCTGCTGCAACGCCTGGGCGTGATGCAGCGGGTGTGGCACCCGGCCCTGTTCGAGGGCGCGCTGTACACCTGCCTTTGTGCCTTGATCATCCTGTTCATGGGGAGTTGA
- a CDS encoding pyridoxal-phosphate dependent enzyme, whose product MSLHIETPLLASRPLSLASGLDIWLKLDALQPSGSFKLRGIGAACEAYAKQGKRRFVSSSGGNAGIAVAYAGRCLGLAVTVVVPETTTERAKQLIRQEQAEVIVHGKAWHEANALALSLLGDDDAYIHPFDDPLLWQGHATMIDEVVASGFTPDAVVVAVGGGGLFSGVCEGLARNGLGQVPVFAVETTGAASLAAAMAHKQWVALDSVNTVATSLAAKQVCLRAFEWSQARPVFSHVVSDQAALEACERFLSDQRLLVEPACGAALALAYAPSEALKGYAKVLVIVCGGVTATLDQIRQWRAAC is encoded by the coding sequence ATGAGCCTGCATATCGAAACCCCGCTGCTGGCATCCCGCCCGCTGAGCCTGGCCAGCGGCCTGGACATCTGGTTGAAGCTGGACGCGCTGCAGCCTTCGGGCTCGTTCAAGTTGCGCGGTATCGGCGCCGCCTGTGAAGCCTATGCCAAGCAAGGCAAGCGCCGTTTCGTCTCGTCTTCGGGCGGCAATGCCGGCATCGCCGTGGCCTACGCCGGGCGTTGCCTGGGCCTGGCCGTTACCGTGGTGGTGCCGGAAACCACCACCGAGCGGGCCAAGCAACTGATCCGCCAGGAACAGGCCGAGGTGATCGTCCATGGCAAGGCCTGGCACGAAGCCAATGCGCTGGCGCTGTCGCTGCTGGGCGACGATGACGCCTATATCCACCCCTTCGATGACCCGCTGCTGTGGCAAGGCCACGCGACCATGATCGATGAAGTCGTCGCCAGTGGTTTCACGCCTGATGCAGTGGTGGTGGCGGTGGGCGGTGGCGGGCTGTTTTCCGGTGTGTGTGAAGGTCTGGCGCGCAACGGCCTGGGCCAGGTGCCGGTGTTCGCCGTGGAAACCACCGGCGCGGCGTCGCTGGCGGCGGCCATGGCACACAAGCAGTGGGTTGCCCTGGACAGCGTCAACACCGTGGCGACCTCGCTGGCCGCCAAGCAAGTGTGCCTGCGGGCGTTCGAGTGGAGCCAGGCGCGACCGGTGTTCAGTCATGTGGTCAGCGACCAGGCGGCGCTGGAGGCGTGCGAGCGGTTCCTCTCGGACCAGCGCCTGCTGGTCGAGCCTGCCTGCGGCGCCGCACTGGCACTGGCCTATGCGCCCAGCGAAGCGCTCAAGGGCTATGCCAAGGTGCTGGTGATCGTCTGTGGTGGCGTGACCGCGACCCTGGACCAGATCCGCCAGTGGCGGGCGGCCTGCTAG
- a CDS encoding HlyD family efflux transporter periplasmic adaptor subunit, whose protein sequence is MKTFLAQASTLAIVALALILGWFAWEHYTRAPWTRDARVRADVVTLSADVSGRITALHVQDNQHVNKGDLLLEIDPARYTLAVEHARRAVEVAQASEGQARAQIVSSQALLKQRQSEEQRRRTLKQGFAISGEEWEKSSTDVAVAQAELMRGQSDLSLALANSRLASAALTQAELDLERTRIVSPVTGFVTNLQTRQGDYASSGVALMALVDSASFYVSGYFEETKLPRIHPGSRVDITLMSGERFEGTVQSIAYAITDRENELGNRLLANVNPSYTWVKLAQRVPVRIEIDPAYAGKAALRAGTTATVTVRD, encoded by the coding sequence TTGAAGACGTTTCTGGCCCAGGCCTCGACCCTGGCAATCGTGGCACTGGCATTGATCCTTGGCTGGTTTGCCTGGGAACACTACACCCGTGCGCCCTGGACCCGCGATGCGCGGGTACGCGCCGACGTGGTGACCTTGTCGGCCGATGTGTCCGGGCGCATCACCGCGCTGCACGTGCAGGACAACCAGCACGTGAACAAGGGCGATCTGCTGCTGGAGATCGACCCGGCCCGCTACACCCTGGCGGTGGAGCATGCACGGCGCGCGGTGGAAGTGGCCCAGGCCAGCGAAGGCCAGGCACGCGCGCAGATTGTCTCGAGCCAGGCCTTGCTCAAGCAGCGCCAGAGTGAAGAACAGCGCCGGCGTACCTTGAAGCAAGGCTTTGCGATCTCCGGGGAGGAATGGGAAAAATCCAGCACCGATGTCGCCGTCGCCCAGGCCGAACTGATGCGCGGCCAGTCGGACCTGAGCCTGGCCCTGGCCAACAGCCGACTGGCCAGCGCGGCGCTGACCCAGGCCGAACTGGACCTTGAACGCACGCGTATCGTGTCGCCGGTCACAGGCTTCGTCACTAACCTGCAGACCCGTCAGGGCGACTATGCAAGCAGTGGTGTGGCCTTGATGGCCCTGGTCGACAGCGCCTCGTTCTATGTCAGCGGCTACTTTGAGGAAACCAAGTTGCCACGCATTCACCCCGGTAGCCGGGTGGACATCACGCTGATGAGCGGAGAGCGCTTCGAGGGCACGGTGCAGAGCATCGCCTATGCCATCACCGACCGCGAAAACGAGCTGGGCAACCGCCTGCTGGCCAACGTCAACCCCAGCTACACCTGGGTCAAACTGGCCCAGCGGGTGCCGGTGCGGATCGAGATCGACCCGGCCTATGCCGGCAAGGCCGCCTTGCGTGCCGGCACCACGGCCACGGTTACCGTGCGCGATTGA
- a CDS encoding FUSC family protein, with protein MQPLINYFRMVLHPGPDTFRFALRTIVACLLTLYLAFIFDLDQPKWSIMAVFIVSQPLGGMTLQRSFAQVVGTTVGAAVAVLIMALFPQAPVPFIVTLALWLALCTAGGTLLRYTSSHAFVLSGFTAVVVAMLAIPEQGNTLMLAITRVTETLLAVACVCAVSLLGARPQAVATGYFAKVDNLIKLMAAHAAAAIRGEETSAAFSQRQMQILGEISALEGLRRHLYFDAPHLRGANGLVQLLGNQLVLLSSRLTVLRNQKLMIAERWQGAYPEFINRLLTDELAFLDQLAQQGRAMPASAREHFSALQRRFDQAALQAEQLQHDLPPTLRSLAWALRWEQARLLEQLGEMLELSDAIQDGRAGDCVYRQPLTNPLHLDFRLAAMNASRAFIALLVAGVIWIETAWDGARAGVILVGILCSLMATFPRPLMAAQNYMRGLGMALVVSALYQFWLIPQVVDFEMLALLLLPLLYVVAVGLSTPMTAGIGMGLGLSSFLLFGPQNIGAWQNTAIQWFEFAGAYICGGVLSLLVYAWLFPFNPRLRIERLFRETREQVYALLKGPTSDERQFAFESRMVDRLTLILGLLPATQDPRSKALFEVNLACMALGVALRQLQEQGRSNLLLAEATRERLEHVLRNTGRYVAGRTRGQLPALLETLQALGEDLDTLHSEQFEAPAEQLRSLFRIRVALLVIAGFLRHYSTYLDPAAEGVPALAH; from the coding sequence ATGCAGCCACTGATCAACTATTTCCGGATGGTCCTGCACCCAGGGCCGGACACGTTTCGTTTTGCCCTGCGGACCATCGTCGCCTGCCTGCTGACCTTGTACCTGGCCTTTATCTTCGACCTCGACCAGCCCAAGTGGTCGATCATGGCCGTGTTCATCGTCAGCCAGCCGCTGGGTGGCATGACCTTGCAGCGCAGTTTCGCCCAGGTGGTCGGCACCACCGTGGGGGCGGCGGTGGCGGTGCTGATCATGGCGCTGTTCCCCCAGGCGCCCGTGCCTTTTATTGTCACCCTGGCGTTGTGGCTGGCGCTGTGTACTGCCGGGGGCACCTTGCTGCGCTACACCAGTTCCCATGCTTTTGTGCTCAGCGGCTTTACCGCCGTGGTGGTCGCCATGCTGGCGATTCCCGAGCAAGGCAATACCCTGATGCTGGCCATCACCCGGGTCACCGAAACCCTGCTGGCGGTGGCCTGCGTGTGTGCCGTCAGCCTGCTCGGCGCCCGGCCCCAGGCGGTGGCCACGGGGTATTTCGCCAAAGTCGACAACCTGATCAAGCTGATGGCCGCCCACGCCGCCGCGGCCATTCGCGGCGAAGAAACCAGCGCCGCGTTCAGTCAGCGACAAATGCAGATTCTCGGTGAAATCAGCGCCCTGGAAGGACTGCGCCGCCACCTGTACTTCGATGCCCCGCACTTGCGTGGCGCCAACGGCCTGGTGCAGTTGCTGGGCAATCAGTTGGTGCTGCTCAGCTCGCGCCTGACCGTACTGCGCAATCAAAAGCTGATGATTGCCGAGCGCTGGCAGGGCGCGTATCCCGAGTTCATCAACCGCCTGCTCACCGACGAACTGGCCTTCCTCGATCAATTGGCGCAACAGGGCAGGGCCATGCCGGCCAGTGCCCGCGAACACTTCAGCGCCTTGCAGCGTCGTTTCGACCAGGCGGCCCTGCAGGCCGAGCAACTGCAGCACGACCTGCCACCGACCCTGCGCTCGCTCGCCTGGGCCCTGCGCTGGGAACAGGCGCGCTTGCTTGAGCAGCTGGGTGAAATGCTGGAGCTGAGCGATGCGATCCAGGATGGGCGTGCGGGCGACTGTGTCTACCGCCAGCCACTGACCAATCCGCTGCACCTGGATTTTCGTCTGGCGGCAATGAACGCCAGCCGCGCCTTCATCGCCTTGCTCGTTGCTGGCGTGATCTGGATCGAGACCGCCTGGGACGGCGCCCGCGCCGGCGTGATTCTGGTCGGTATCCTGTGTTCGCTGATGGCGACCTTTCCACGCCCGTTGATGGCGGCGCAGAACTACATGCGCGGCCTGGGCATGGCCTTGGTGGTGTCGGCGCTGTACCAGTTCTGGCTGATTCCCCAGGTGGTGGACTTCGAGATGCTCGCGCTGTTGCTGTTGCCGTTGCTGTACGTGGTGGCGGTGGGGCTTTCTACCCCGATGACCGCGGGCATCGGCATGGGCCTGGGGCTGTCCAGCTTCCTGCTGTTCGGGCCGCAGAACATCGGTGCCTGGCAGAACACCGCGATACAGTGGTTCGAGTTCGCCGGCGCCTATATCTGTGGCGGGGTGCTGTCGCTGCTGGTGTATGCCTGGCTGTTTCCGTTCAATCCGCGCCTGCGCATCGAGCGCTTGTTCCGCGAGACCCGCGAGCAGGTCTATGCCTTGCTCAAGGGCCCCACCAGCGATGAGCGGCAGTTTGCCTTTGAAAGTCGCATGGTCGACCGCCTGACCCTGATCCTCGGGCTGCTGCCCGCCACCCAGGACCCGCGCTCCAAGGCGCTGTTCGAGGTCAACCTGGCATGCATGGCGCTTGGCGTGGCCTTGCGCCAGTTGCAGGAGCAGGGGCGCAGTAACCTGCTACTGGCCGAGGCGACCCGCGAACGTCTTGAACACGTGCTGCGCAACACCGGTCGCTATGTGGCCGGGCGCACCCGGGGCCAATTGCCGGCCTTGCTCGAGACCCTGCAGGCGCTGGGCGAGGACCTCGACACCCTGCACAGCGAACAGTTTGAAGCGCCCGCCGAGCAGCTGCGCTCGCTGTTCAGGATTCGCGTGGCGCTGCTGGTCATCGCCGGGTTCCTGCGGCACTACAGCACCTACCTTGATCCCGCCGCCGAAGGAGTACCGGCCCTTGCCCATTGA
- a CDS encoding RidA family protein has translation MANHDITYIPDPDVDSISSDVTGFGGLLVSTQIPTRADGSLELGDITAQSECTLEALKVALERAGSSMDRVLHLTIYLTDMADRPAFNEVYKRYFAKPWPVRAAVGVAALAAEGMRVEVTAMAAKA, from the coding sequence ATGGCCAACCACGACATCACCTACATCCCGGACCCGGACGTGGACTCCATCTCCAGTGACGTCACCGGCTTCGGCGGCCTGCTGGTCTCCACCCAGATCCCGACCCGTGCCGACGGCAGCCTGGAGCTGGGCGACATCACCGCCCAGAGCGAATGCACCCTCGAGGCGCTCAAGGTGGCCCTGGAGCGTGCCGGCAGCTCCATGGACCGCGTGCTGCACCTGACCATCTACCTCACCGACATGGCTGACCGCCCGGCCTTCAACGAAGTGTACAAGCGCTACTTCGCCAAACCCTGGCCGGTGCGCGCCGCCGTAGGCGTCGCGGCCCTGGCAGCGGAAGGCATGCGCGTCGAAGTGACCGCCATGGCCGCCAAGGCCTGA
- a CDS encoding peptidase U32 family protein, translated as MSLPKHHLELLSPARDVAIAREAILHGADAVYIGGPSFGARHNACNEVSEIAQLVEFARRYHARIFTTINTILHDNELEPARKLIHQLYDAGVDALIVQDLGVMELDIPPIELHASTQTDIRTLGRAKFLDQAGFSQLVLARELNLKEIRAIADETDAAIEFFIHGALCVAFSGQCNISHAQTGRSANRGDCSQACRLPYTLKDEKGGVIAYEKHLLSMKDNNQSANLRALVEAGVRSFKIEGRYKDMGYVKNITAYYRQRLDEILEDRPDLARASSGRTAHFFLPDPDKTFHRGSTDYFVSERKIDIGAFDSPTFTGLPVGVVEKVGKRDLMVVTHEPLSNGDGLNVLVKREVLGFRANIAEPKGEFDEDGEKRYRYRVEPNEMPKGLQLRPNHPLSRNLDHNWQQALQKTSAERRVGLTWVAQLREDRLQLTATSEEGISASVALDGPFGAANKPEQALEQLHDLLGQLGTTQYHATDIKLDAPQAYFIPNSQLKALRREVIEALTAARVAAHPRGARKAESDPAPVYPESHLSFLANVYNQKARDFYHRHGVKLIDAAYEAHEETGEVPVMITKHCLRFSFNLCPKQAKGVTGVRTKVAPMQLVHGDEVLTLKFDCKPCEMHVIGKMKGHILDLPQPGSVQQVVGHISPEDLLKTIPRAPH; from the coding sequence ATGTCCCTGCCCAAACATCATCTTGAATTGCTCAGCCCTGCCCGCGATGTGGCCATCGCCCGCGAGGCCATCCTCCACGGCGCCGACGCCGTGTACATCGGTGGCCCAAGCTTCGGTGCGCGCCACAACGCCTGCAACGAGGTGAGCGAAATCGCCCAGTTGGTGGAGTTCGCCCGGCGCTACCACGCCCGTATCTTCACCACCATCAACACCATCCTGCACGACAACGAACTGGAGCCAGCCCGCAAGCTGATCCACCAGCTCTACGACGCCGGCGTCGACGCGCTGATCGTCCAGGACCTGGGTGTGATGGAACTGGACATCCCGCCGATCGAACTGCACGCCAGTACCCAGACCGATATCCGTACGCTGGGCCGGGCCAAGTTCCTCGACCAGGCCGGCTTCTCGCAACTGGTACTGGCCCGCGAGCTCAACCTCAAGGAAATCCGCGCCATTGCCGATGAAACCGATGCCGCCATCGAGTTCTTCATCCACGGCGCGCTGTGCGTGGCCTTCTCCGGCCAGTGCAACATTTCCCACGCCCAGACCGGGCGCAGTGCCAACCGAGGCGACTGCTCCCAGGCCTGTCGCCTGCCGTACACCCTCAAGGACGAGAAAGGCGGCGTGATCGCCTATGAAAAGCACCTGCTGTCGATGAAGGACAACAACCAGAGCGCCAACCTGCGCGCCCTGGTCGAGGCCGGCGTGCGCTCGTTCAAGATCGAAGGGCGCTACAAGGACATGGGCTATGTGAAGAACATCACCGCCTACTACCGCCAGCGCCTGGACGAAATCCTCGAAGACCGCCCGGACCTGGCCCGCGCCTCCAGCGGCCGCACCGCGCACTTCTTCCTGCCCGACCCGGACAAGACCTTCCACCGCGGTAGCACCGACTACTTCGTCAGCGAGCGCAAGATCGATATCGGCGCCTTCGATTCACCGACCTTCACCGGCCTGCCGGTGGGCGTGGTAGAGAAAGTCGGCAAGCGCGACCTGATGGTCGTCACCCATGAGCCGCTGTCCAATGGCGATGGCCTCAACGTGCTGGTCAAGCGTGAAGTGCTGGGCTTTCGCGCCAACATTGCCGAGCCCAAGGGCGAGTTCGATGAAGACGGCGAGAAGCGCTACCGCTACCGCGTAGAGCCCAACGAGATGCCCAAGGGCCTGCAACTGCGCCCCAACCATCCGCTGAGCCGCAACCTGGACCACAACTGGCAACAAGCCCTGCAGAAAACCTCTGCCGAGCGCCGCGTGGGCCTGACCTGGGTGGCGCAGCTGCGCGAGGATCGCCTGCAACTGACCGCGACCAGCGAGGAAGGCATCAGCGCCAGCGTCGCGCTGGACGGCCCGTTCGGCGCGGCCAACAAGCCGGAGCAGGCGCTTGAGCAACTGCACGACCTGCTTGGCCAACTGGGCACCACCCAGTACCACGCCACCGACATCAAGCTTGATGCACCGCAGGCGTACTTCATCCCCAACTCGCAGCTCAAGGCCCTGCGCCGTGAAGTGATCGAAGCCCTCACCGCCGCCCGCGTTGCCGCCCACCCTCGTGGCGCGCGCAAGGCCGAGAGTGATCCTGCGCCGGTATACCCCGAGTCGCACCTTTCGTTCTTGGCCAACGTGTACAACCAGAAGGCCCGCGACTTCTACCACCGTCACGGCGTCAAGCTGATCGACGCAGCCTACGAGGCACACGAAGAAACCGGCGAAGTGCCAGTGATGATCACCAAGCACTGCCTGCGCTTCTCCTTCAACCTGTGCCCCAAGCAGGCCAAGGGCGTGACGGGCGTGCGCACCAAGGTCGCGCCGATGCAGCTGGTGCATGGCGATGAAGTGCTGACACTGAAGTTCGACTGCAAGCCGTGCGAG